DNA sequence from the Elusimicrobiota bacterium genome:
ATGGGCCTTGGAATGATAGCCGCGGTGCGCGCGGCCGACGCGCCGGCGGCGCTGAAAGCCGTCAAAGGTACAAGGCTTGTGGGGTCTATCGTAAAAGGCCGCGGCAAAGTTCTTTTGAAGTGAAGCGATGAAAAAATTTATCCTTTGCACGGGCCTGCTTTTTTTCTGCCTGAACGGTTTCACCCAAAAAAACGTTCCTGACCCGGCCCTTGCATCCGCCGCGCGCCTGCTTGCCGCCCAGATAACGGAAAAGCCCCGGAACCTTTCTGAGCTGTTCGATAACAACTTTTTTCACAATATCTCGCTTGAAAAACTTTCCGATATACTCTCGGGTATCTATAAAAGCGACGGCCGGGTGACGGCGGTGCACTTTGAACGCATCGACTCGGCGATATCCGCCCATTTCATTTTCGAAACAGAAAATGATTTTGAACTGCCGGCGGCCTTGTCCATTAACCCAGACACCGGTAAAATTTCAGTACTTTTTTTCAAGACGGCCTATAAAAAGAACCTCTCTATCAGGGAGTTTAAGGAAAAACTGGGGCGGCTTGACGGTAAAACCGGCTTTAGCCTGCGGCGTTTCGGTGTCCCCTCCTCGGCGCTTGGCGACGCCGAGAGGGGGATCGAAAGTTCGAATGAAAACGATTATTTCGCGATAGGTTCGGCTTTCAAACTTTATGTTCTGGGCGCTTTGCTTGAGGAAGGCACGGAATGGGAAAAAATTATTTATCTCAAGGATGAGCAAAAATCGCTCCCCTCCGGCCGCCTTCAAAACTGGCCGGACGGCGCGCCGCTTACCGTCCACACGCTTGCCGCCATGATGATATCTGAAAGCGACAACACCGCCGCGGACCTGCTTATTGATGCGGTAGGCAGAAAAACTCTGGAGGGGGACCTGCAAAAACTCGGCCACTCAAACCCCGCTCTCATGCGCCCGTTCCTTAAAACCTCGGAAATTTTCCGCCTGAAAAGCGACACTGAGTCCGCCCTCAACTACTTTAACCCGCCTCTTGGGGATAAATACGGTTTTCTCTCTAAACTCGCGGCAAGACCCCTTAAAGCGGAAGACGTAAAAAAAAGCCCT
Encoded proteins:
- a CDS encoding serine hydrolase, with the translated sequence MKKFILCTGLLFFCLNGFTQKNVPDPALASAARLLAAQITEKPRNLSELFDNNFFHNISLEKLSDILSGIYKSDGRVTAVHFERIDSAISAHFIFETENDFELPAALSINPDTGKISVLFFKTAYKKNLSIREFKEKLGRLDGKTGFSLRRFGVPSSALGDAERGIESSNENDYFAIGSAFKLYVLGALLEEGTEWEKIIYLKDEQKSLPSGRLQNWPDGAPLTVHTLAAMMISESDNTAADLLIDAVGRKTLEGDLQKLGHSNPALMRPFLKTSEIFRLKSDTESALNYFNPPLGDKYGFLSKLAARPLKAEDVKKSPFHVDKIEWLASPADLCRLMEYIHKKNDKQALDILAINTGLDIPPGKFLYAGYKGGAEPGVLNMTWLFKSKGNAWYCLSASWNNEKEDLDANKFFELMELALRANWE